The Parvibaculum sp. DNA segment GGTGACGGCGCCGGTCCGCACGAGCCGCCCGGCCGCCGCACCAAGCTACGGCACGCCGCTCGCGGTCTTCATGGATTTGCCGCTCCTGACCGGCGAGGAGACGCCGCATGCGCCGCGCGTCGCGGTGGCGGCCGATCCCTGGCCGGGCGGCGTCGCTTTTTTCAAGAGCGCCGGCGCGGGCTTTGTCTTCGACCGCGTGGTGACGCGCGCCGCGACGCTCGGCCGGACGCTGACGCCGTTGATGCCGGGGCCGGTCGGGCGCTGGGACGAGGTCAATGAATTCAGCGTCGCGTTGTCGAGCGGCGCGCTGGCAGGCGCCGATGCGCTGTCCGTGCTGGCGGGCGCCAATGCCGCCGCGCTCGAAACGCCGGAAGGCGACTGGGAGATATTGCAGTTCCGCGAGGCGCTGCTGGTCGCGGCGGGCGAGATGAAACTCTCCGGCCTGTTGCGCGGACAGGCCGGAACCGAAGCGGCGATGCGCGCGCCGCTCGCGCCCGGTGCGCGCTTCGTGCTGCTCGACGATGCGGTGGGCGAACTCGGGCTGAGCGACGCCGAGCGCGGCCTCGCGCGGGTCTGGGCCTACGGTCCCGCGCCGCTGCCCCGCGACGACGCGACCTATCAGAGCGTGACGCGGGCCTTCGAGGGCGTCGGCCTGCGTCCGTTGAGTCCTGTGCATCTGCGGGCGCGGCGCGACGCGGATGGCCACATCGAGATCGCATGGATCCGCCGCACGCGCATCGGCGGCGACAGTTGGGCTGGGCTCGACGTGCCGCTCGCCGAAGAAGCGGAACGCTATGAAGTCGAAATCCGCGACGGCACGACGGTGAAGCGCATTCTCGCGGTGAGTGAGCAGCAAGCGGAGTACGCAACCGCCGAGCAGATCGCCGATTTCGGCGGCGCGGATTTTCCGGTGCTCGAAATCGCGGTCTACCAGTTGAGCGCGCGCTTCGGCCGCGGCACGGGCGGCCACGCAACCGTCGCGCTCTGACGGACCTCTCCAATTCGGCGTGGCTTTCGCTTGACAATGTTCCCTATTTGTTCTGAGATATGGGAACAAAATCCTAGAGGTGGAGGCCGCAGCCATGGGCGGGGCGAGGGACCTTTTCAACCGGACGCCGACGCTTGCCGAAATGGCGGCGCTCGCAGCGATCGTGCGCGACGCGGCCGGAAACGACGGCGAGGAATCATGTGTGGCGCTCGCCTGGGCGCTGCTGAACCGGTGCGCGGGCGGCCGCCCCCGGATCGGCGAGAGCCGTTTCGCGCCGACGAATTCCGATTTCGCCGATCCGGCTTTCTGGCGTGCGCTCTCGGCCGCCTGCCGCGCCTGGACGGGCGACGCGCCCGACCCGACGCGCGGCGCCACGCGCTTTCATTCGCACACAGATTATCCGCGCTGGGCGCACCGGACCGTGCCGAATGCGCTGATAGGAAAGAACTTCTTTTATCCCCCCGATCCGCCGGGCATTCGCGCGCCGGGCCGGGTCCAACCCCGAAAGGAAACCCCGATATGATTTCTCTCTTCTTCGAAACGCTGGTCAGCTGGATCGAACCGCTGCTCGCGATCGTCGGCGCGGCATCCGCCGTCGCCGCCGCGACGCCGACGCAGAAGGACGACAAGATCGTCGGCAAGATCGTCCGCATCGTCGACTTTGTGGCCCTCAATGTCGGCAACATCCGGCGCCGGTGAGCCCGGCGGTTTCCCTGCGCCGCGCCGCGCCAATTCGAGGTCCGGCGCGGCGCGGGGCGCCCGTTTTGGCGGATTTCCGCCGCCGCGAATTTAAAATTCACCACGGTTTATTAGAGTTTCATTAGGGCGTAATCCCTAAAATCGCAGTTGTAGCGTACCCCGGGCGGCCGGTTTTCGCCGGTCCGAACGAACGAGGGGAAACTCCAATGGCGCGGAAGATTTTTTACAATCGCCGATCACGCCGCCGCATGCTGGCGGTGACGGGCGTCTGCGTCGTTGCCACCGCCCTGTTCTCGGCCGGCGTCTATACCGGCAAGTCCTATCCCGCCCTGTTCAGCCTCGCATCGCTGTCGCCCGCGACAGCCGCCGCGCCCGTTGCTTCCAATGTCGTGCCGGTGTCGCTTACCGCAGCGGAATTCTGATCCGCCGCGCGCAAGAGGCTCTCACCCGCCGCCAATCTCCCTTCTATATCCGAACGCCGCTGTTCCCACGCGGACAGGCGAACCATATGCTGCTAGAAACGCCCCCGGACGATGAGGGGCGACGGGCAGGATCGGCGTTTATGGACCTTCAACTCACCGGCACGACAGCGCTCGTTTCGGGTGCGCATCGCGGTACCGGACGCGCCATCGCGCATGCGCTGGCGCGCGAGGGCGCCCATGTGCTGGTGCATGGCTTCGAGCAGGGGCCGGCCGACGCCGTCGCCGATGAAATTCGCGCCGCCGGTTTCTCGGCGAAGGGCGTTGCCGGCGACATATTGAACGATGCCGGTGCGGCGGAAGTCGCGGCTGCCGCGGGCGACATCGACATTCTCGTCAATAATTACGGCACCGCCGATGCGGGCTCCTGGACGAAATCCGAAACGCCGGACTGGATCGAGGCTTATGAGAAGAACGTGCTGTCGGCGATGCGCCTGACGCGCGCTTTCATGGGCGCGATGACGCGCAAAGGCTGGGGCCGCATCGTGATGCTGGGCACCATCGGCTCGACGGAACCGGCCGCGCGCATGCCGCAATATTATGCGTCGAAGGGCGCGCTGGCGACGATGACGATTTCGCTGGCGAAGGAACTCAAGAACACGGGCGTCACCGTCAATCTGGTTTCGCCGGGCTTGATCCGCACCAGGGAAGTCGAGGAGCGCTTCATCGCGCAGGGCCGTGAGCGCGGCTGGGGCGCGACTTGGGACGAAGTCGAGCCGCATGTGCTGAAGAATTTCATGGGCAACCTGACCGGCAAGATTCCGCTGCCCGAGGAAATCGCCGATCTGGTGGCCTTCGTCGCCAGTCCGAAAGCGGGCGCGATCAACGCGCTCAATATCCGGATCGACGGCGGCACGACCGCATTGGTGACGTGAGGAGACGAGATGCAGGCCTTCCGCTTCGATCTGTGTGAACTGCCCGGCGAAACGAAGGGCTTGCGCGACGATGTGCGCGCCTTCCTGGCAAAGGAACTCGCCAACGTGCCGGCGGTGACGCGGGCGCAGACCTGGTCGGGCTCCGATCCCGAATTCAGCCGCAAGATGGGCGCGAAGGGCTGGATCGCGATGACCTGGCCGAAGAAATATGGCGGCCATGAACGCAGCGCCTTCGACCGCTATGTGGTGCTGGAGGAAATGCTGGCGGCCGGCGCGCCTGTCGGCGCGCACTGGATCGGCGACCGGCAATCGGGTCCGCTCCTGATGCGCTTCGGCACGGAGGAACAGCGCCAGAAAATCCTGCCGCGCGTCGCGAAGGGTGAATGCTATTTCTGCATCGGCATGTCGGAACCGGATTCGGGCTCCGACCTCGCCGCGACGCGCACCCGCGCCGAAAAGGTGGAGGGTGGCTACAAGGTCAACGGCACCAAGCTGTGGACGTCGGGCGCCCATACCGCGCATTACATGATCGGTCTTTTCCGCACCCATCTCGACCCGCAGAACAAGCATGCGGGCCTGACGCAGTTTCTGGTCGACATGAAGACGACGGACGGCATCACCGTCCGCCCGATCAAGGATCTCGCCGGGAAGTCGCATTTCAACGAAGTCGTGTTCCAGGACGCCTTCGTGCCCGACGACATGATGGTCGGCACCGAAGGCGGCGGCTGGAACCAGGTGACGGCGGAACTCGCCTTCGAACGCTCCGGTCCCGAACGCTACCTGTCGAGCTTCATCCTGATGGTCGAGATGATCCGCGAACTCGAAAAGCGCGGCGGCGGCTCCTTTGATGAAAGGGGGGGCGCGCGCGAGATCGGCCGCCTCGTCGCGCATCTGGTGACACTGCGGCAGATGTCGCTCTCGGTCGCCGGCATGCTGGACAAGGGCGAAAACCCGGCGCTCGAAGCCTCGGTGGTGAAAGACCTCGGCGCGATTTTCGAGCAGGACATGCCGGTGCGCGCGCATGAGCTGTTGGGGATGGAGCCGACGGTCGGCGCGGGCAGCGACTACGAGCAGGTGCTCGGCTACCTGACACAGACGACACCGTCGTTTTCGTTGCGCGGCGGCACGCGCGAAATCCTGCGCGGCATCATCGCCCGCGGGCTCGGACTGCGGTGAGGAGCGGGACATGAACGAATTGCAGACGATCCTCGCCGACAGCGTCAACGGCCTGCTGGCCGAACGCGTGACCAGGGACCTGATCCAGAAGGCCGAGGACGGCGCCTGGCCGCAAGCCTTGTGGAATGAACTCGAAGCGAACGGTCTGACCCGCGTGCTGGCGCCGGAGGCGCAGGGCGGCGCGGGCGGCACATGGGCGGATGCGGCAATCGTGCTGAAGGCGGCGGGCCGCCATGTCGCGCCGCTGCCGCTCGCCGAAGCGGTGCTGGCGCATTGGCTGCTGGCGGAAGCCGGCATTGCCGCGCCCGACGGCGTGCTGACGGTGATGGAAGGCGATCTGACGCTAAAGAACGGCAAAATGTCGGGCATCGCGCCGCGTGTGCCCTGGGGCCGCAACGCGGCGCATGGCGTGGCGCAGGTCGGGACGGAAGTCGTGCTGGCGCCGCTCGCCGGCGCGACAATTGCCCAAGACATCAATGTGGCGCGCGAGCCGCGCGACGCGGTGACGCTGAAAAATGTGACGGTGCAATCGGCATCTGTTTCGCTGCCGAAGAATGCGCTGCGTCTTTACGGTGCGTTGATCCGCGCCTGCCAGATGGCCGGGGCGCTCGACTATCTGGCCGAGCAGACGGTTGCTTATGCCAATGAGCGCACGCAATTCGGCAAACCCATCGGCAAATTCCAGGCGATCCAGCAGCAGCTCGCGGTGCTGGCGACGCAAGCCGCCGCCGCCGGCATCGCCGCCGATCATGCCTGTGCAAGCTTGAACAAGGGCGACGCCGCATTCGAGATTGCGGTGGCGAAGATCCGCGCCGACGACGCCTCGAGCATCGCCACATCGATCGCCCATCAGGTGCATGGCGCGATCGGCTTCACCTACGAGCACGGGCTCCATTTCGCAACGCGCCGCCTCTGGTCGTGGCGCGCGGAGTTCGGCGCCGGCGCCGAATGGGCCGAAAGCCTCGGCCGTGCGACGATCTCGCGCGGCGCCGATGCGCTCTGGCCCTATGTGACGGCGCGATAGAATCCGCAACCGAAGAGAGAGCCTCACCGATGAAAGTTTCCGAAGCGCTGAAGAGCCGCATCACCTGCCGCGCCTTTCTCGACAAGCCGGTGCCCGAAGCGACCGTACGCCAGATACTGGAAGAGGCGAAATACGCGCCCTCGGGCGGCAACCTGCAGCCCTGGCATGTCTATGTTGTCGCCGGCGACCGGCTGAAGGAATTTCTCGCCATCGTCGCGGAGAAGCAGAAGGAAAACCCCTTCGGCGAAGGCACCGAATACGACATCTATCCGAAAGGCCTGACCGATCCCTACAAGGCCCGCCGCTTCAAATGCGGCGAGGACATGTACGCGACTATCGAGGTGCCGCGCGACGACAAGGACGGACGCCTGAAGCAGTTCATGCGCAATTTCCGCTTCTTCGATGCACCGGTGGCGCTGTTCTTCGCCATCGACCGGCAGATGGGCCTCGGCCAGTGGTCCGATCTCGGCATGTTCATCCAGTCGGTGATGCTGGCCGCCCGCGAGCACGGGCTCCACACCGCGCCGCAGGAAGCCTGGGCGATCTGGTACAAGACGGTGGCGGAGTTTGTGCAGATGCCCGATGAGCTTATGCTCTTTTGCGGCATGGGGCTTGGCTACATGGACGAGGCGGCGCCCATTAACCAATTGCGTACGGATCGCGCGCCGCTTGAGGAATTCGCCACGTTCAGCGGCTTCTGAGCGGCGAATTCTGACAGAAAGCCGGAACGCCCGTTCATCGCGGGTTCAGTCGGGATGACCTAAGACCGGGGCATGACGAAGAAACGCACATGGGCCGCTCTGGCATTCGCCGCTCCGATCCTCATTTTTATGGGGCTCGGGCAGGCGCGCGCCGACGATGTGATCGGTGCCCCGGGCGCTTCCGACCTGCTGGTCGAATCCCAGTACTGGGGCCGCGAGGACGACGCGCGCGACGCCGTGCGCCAGGGCCGGGTGATTTCGCCGGGCCAGGCCAAGCAGGCCGCCCTGTCGAGCTATCCGGGCCGCTATCTCGACATGAGCCTTGCGGGCCAGACCTACTATGTGAAGATCAGGACGGCGGACAACCGGGTCGTCGTGGTGGCGGTCGACGCCAGCTCGGGCCGGGTCATGGGCGCCCGGTAACGGGCAGAAGCGGAGACAGGGGTATGCGGCTTTTGGTTGTCGAGGACGATCCCGATCTCAACCGGCAGCTTGTCGGCGCGCTGGAGGAAGCGGGCTATGTGGTGGACAGTGCCCAGGACGGCGAGGAAGGACACTTCCTCGGCGACACCGAGCCCTACGACGCCGTGGTGCTCGATCTCGGCCTGCCCGAAATGGACGGCGTGACGGTGCTGGAGAAGTGGCGCCGCGACGGCAAGACCATGCCGGTGCTGATCCTGACCGCGCGCGACCGCTGGTCGGACAAGGTGGCGGGCTTCGACGCCGGCGCCGACGACTATGTGGCCAAACCGTTTTTCATGGAGGAAGTGCTGGCGCGGCTGCGGGCGCTGCTGCGCCGCGCCACCGGCCATGCGACCAGCGAACTCGAATGCGGGCCGGTTCGCGTGGATACGCGCAGCTCGCGCGTGACGGTGGAGGGCAGGGCGATCAAGCTGACCTCGCTCGAATACCGCCTGCTCGCCTATATGATGCATCACCGCGACCGCGTGATCTCGCGCACCGAACTCGTCGAACATCTCTACGACCAGGATTTCGACCGCGATTCCAACACCATCGAGGTCTTTGTGGGTCGGCTGCGCCGCAAGCTCGGCAAGGATGTGATCGAGACCGTGCGCGGCCTCGGCTACAGGCTGACGGCGCCGGAAGATGCGGTCTGACAGTCTCGCATTCCGCCTTGTCGCGGGCGCGGCGCTGTGGAGCGTCGTGGCGCTCGTCGCTGGCGGCCTGATCCTCTCCGCCATTTTCCGCAATTCGGTCGAGCGCAGTTTCGACGGGCGGCTCGACGTGCTGCTCGACAGCCTGATCGCGACGACGGAGGTCGATAGCGAGGGCAATATCGTGCGCGTTCGCGACCTTTCCGAAACGCGCTTCGACCTCGTTTATTCTGGCTGGTACTGGCAGGTCTCGCCGATGGCGGAGCGGCCGGCGCTGCGTTCGCGTTCGCTGTTCGATCAGTCGCTCGACCTTTCCGCGCGGCGCGGCATCGAGCGCAACGATCTCGGCCTCAAGGTCTTCGATGTCGCCGGCCCGGAAAACCAGCCGCTGCGCGTTGCCGAACGCCGCGTGACGCTGCCGGACTACGACATCCGGGTCTCCTTCGCGGTCGCCGGCGATCGCGGCGAAATCAACGCCGAAATTCAGGGCTTCAACACCTGGCTCTTCGCGGCGATGGCGGCAATGGGCGCGGGCCTGCTGATCGCCTTGCTGATCCAGGTGCGCTTCGGCCTCCAGCCGCTCGAACGCGTGCGCCTCGCGCTGGCGCAGATCCGTTCCGGCCGCGCGACCCGGCTGGAAGGAAAATTTCCGCAGGAAATCGAACCGCTGGCCGACGAACTCAACCGGCTGCTGGAAGGCAACCGCGAGGTGCTGGAACGCGCCCGCACCCATGTCGGCAATCTGGCGCATGCACTGAAAACGCCGCTCAGTGTGCTGACCAACGAAGCGCGCACGCATGACGGGCCCTTGGGCGAGACCGTGACCCGCATGGCGGCGCAAATGCGCGAACAGATCGACCATCATCTGGCCCGCGCGCGCATGGCGGCATCGGCCAATGTGCTCGGCGTCAACACGCCGGTCGCCCCGGTGCTGGCGCGGCTCGCGCGCGCGCTGGAACGCATCTATGCCGAACGCGGCATCGGCATCGCGGTCGACTGTCCGGCGACGACCGGCTTTCGCGGCGAGGCACAGGACCTGGAGGAAGTGGCCGGCAATCTTGTCGACAATGCCTGCAAATGGGCCGCCGCGTGGGTGACGCTGACTGTGACGCCGGGTGTCACGCACAACGGGCGACCTTTTTTCCTGCTGGCGGTCGAGGATGACGGGCCGGGCCTGCCCGAAGAGCAGCGCCAGACAGTGCTGAAACGCGGCGCGCGGCTCGACGAAACAAAGCCGGGTTCCGGCCTCGGCCTCTCAATCGTCACTGAAATTGCCGAGCTTTATGGCGGCGAGTTGCGCCTCGAAACCTCGGAAACCGGTGGCTTGCGGGCCGAACTGCTTCTGCCGGCTTCGGCCGACTGAAATCCGGCCCGATCCGGGCCGCGAAGCTGAACGCCCGATGAACGGCGCATTCAGGCCCCGCTCAAGGGCGCTCTCCTATCCTGATCATCGTTACATCACCCAATCAGGACATGGGGTACAGCGATGAAGATCAAGAGCACACTTTTCGTAGGCGCACTGGCCCTGGCGCTGGCCGGCTGCCAGACGGGCGGCCCCGGATACGGATATGGCGGTACGGGCCCCAAGGAAGGCTTCGGCACATTGGCTGGCGCGGTTGCGGGCGGTCTTGCCGGTTCGCAGATCGGCGGCGGTTCGGGCCGGCTCTGGGCGACGGGCGCCGGCGTTCTGATCGGTGCGATGGTCGGCAACAATATCGGCCGCAGCCTCGACCGCGCCGACCAGATGTATCTCCAGAACGCCTCCTACAGCGCGTTCCAGAGCGGCCAGTCGACGCAGTGGCGCAATCCGGACAGCGGCAACTACGGCTACGTCAATCCCGGCCGCTCCTATCAGTCGAATTCCGGCTACTGCCGCGAATACAACC contains these protein-coding regions:
- a CDS encoding SDR family NAD(P)-dependent oxidoreductase, coding for MDLQLTGTTALVSGAHRGTGRAIAHALAREGAHVLVHGFEQGPADAVADEIRAAGFSAKGVAGDILNDAGAAEVAAAAGDIDILVNNYGTADAGSWTKSETPDWIEAYEKNVLSAMRLTRAFMGAMTRKGWGRIVMLGTIGSTEPAARMPQYYASKGALATMTISLAKELKNTGVTVNLVSPGLIRTREVEERFIAQGRERGWGATWDEVEPHVLKNFMGNLTGKIPLPEEIADLVAFVASPKAGAINALNIRIDGGTTALVT
- a CDS encoding acyl-CoA dehydrogenase family protein — encoded protein: MQAFRFDLCELPGETKGLRDDVRAFLAKELANVPAVTRAQTWSGSDPEFSRKMGAKGWIAMTWPKKYGGHERSAFDRYVVLEEMLAAGAPVGAHWIGDRQSGPLLMRFGTEEQRQKILPRVAKGECYFCIGMSEPDSGSDLAATRTRAEKVEGGYKVNGTKLWTSGAHTAHYMIGLFRTHLDPQNKHAGLTQFLVDMKTTDGITVRPIKDLAGKSHFNEVVFQDAFVPDDMMVGTEGGGWNQVTAELAFERSGPERYLSSFILMVEMIRELEKRGGGSFDERGGAREIGRLVAHLVTLRQMSLSVAGMLDKGENPALEASVVKDLGAIFEQDMPVRAHELLGMEPTVGAGSDYEQVLGYLTQTTPSFSLRGGTREILRGIIARGLGLR
- a CDS encoding acyl-CoA dehydrogenase family protein, which codes for MNELQTILADSVNGLLAERVTRDLIQKAEDGAWPQALWNELEANGLTRVLAPEAQGGAGGTWADAAIVLKAAGRHVAPLPLAEAVLAHWLLAEAGIAAPDGVLTVMEGDLTLKNGKMSGIAPRVPWGRNAAHGVAQVGTEVVLAPLAGATIAQDINVAREPRDAVTLKNVTVQSASVSLPKNALRLYGALIRACQMAGALDYLAEQTVAYANERTQFGKPIGKFQAIQQQLAVLATQAAAAGIAADHACASLNKGDAAFEIAVAKIRADDASSIATSIAHQVHGAIGFTYEHGLHFATRRLWSWRAEFGAGAEWAESLGRATISRGADALWPYVTAR
- a CDS encoding nitroreductase, with the translated sequence MKVSEALKSRITCRAFLDKPVPEATVRQILEEAKYAPSGGNLQPWHVYVVAGDRLKEFLAIVAEKQKENPFGEGTEYDIYPKGLTDPYKARRFKCGEDMYATIEVPRDDKDGRLKQFMRNFRFFDAPVALFFAIDRQMGLGQWSDLGMFIQSVMLAAREHGLHTAPQEAWAIWYKTVAEFVQMPDELMLFCGMGLGYMDEAAPINQLRTDRAPLEEFATFSGF
- a CDS encoding PepSY domain-containing protein — protein: MTKKRTWAALAFAAPILIFMGLGQARADDVIGAPGASDLLVESQYWGREDDARDAVRQGRVISPGQAKQAALSSYPGRYLDMSLAGQTYYVKIRTADNRVVVVAVDASSGRVMGAR
- a CDS encoding response regulator transcription factor; protein product: MRLLVVEDDPDLNRQLVGALEEAGYVVDSAQDGEEGHFLGDTEPYDAVVLDLGLPEMDGVTVLEKWRRDGKTMPVLILTARDRWSDKVAGFDAGADDYVAKPFFMEEVLARLRALLRRATGHATSELECGPVRVDTRSSRVTVEGRAIKLTSLEYRLLAYMMHHRDRVISRTELVEHLYDQDFDRDSNTIEVFVGRLRRKLGKDVIETVRGLGYRLTAPEDAV
- a CDS encoding ATP-binding protein, yielding MRSDSLAFRLVAGAALWSVVALVAGGLILSAIFRNSVERSFDGRLDVLLDSLIATTEVDSEGNIVRVRDLSETRFDLVYSGWYWQVSPMAERPALRSRSLFDQSLDLSARRGIERNDLGLKVFDVAGPENQPLRVAERRVTLPDYDIRVSFAVAGDRGEINAEIQGFNTWLFAAMAAMGAGLLIALLIQVRFGLQPLERVRLALAQIRSGRATRLEGKFPQEIEPLADELNRLLEGNREVLERARTHVGNLAHALKTPLSVLTNEARTHDGPLGETVTRMAAQMREQIDHHLARARMAASANVLGVNTPVAPVLARLARALERIYAERGIGIAVDCPATTGFRGEAQDLEEVAGNLVDNACKWAAAWVTLTVTPGVTHNGRPFFLLAVEDDGPGLPEEQRQTVLKRGARLDETKPGSGLGLSIVTEIAELYGGELRLETSETGGLRAELLLPASAD
- a CDS encoding RT0821/Lpp0805 family surface protein, whose product is MKIKSTLFVGALALALAGCQTGGPGYGYGGTGPKEGFGTLAGAVAGGLAGSQIGGGSGRLWATGAGVLIGAMVGNNIGRSLDRADQMYLQNASYSAFQSGQSTQWRNPDSGNYGYVNPGRSYQSNSGYCREYNQTVYIGGRAEQAYGTACRQPDGSWQIMG